The proteins below come from a single Leptidea sinapis chromosome Z, ilLepSina1.1, whole genome shotgun sequence genomic window:
- the LOC126978566 gene encoding uncharacterized protein LOC126978566 — protein sequence MLRLKNTLIYFLLLTIAVNGKHKKTKPKKFVSPTTKGIQCYNCLSFDHPGCWDPDHPDFANITVANIDCYIPGMEFLCIVITSESAKLVETGQEIGPVRARTCVPAKDFTKKTVSYSMCSKLSKELSASEIFSRIAVSRPQCSLCKKHLCTDSTHC from the exons atgttgAGACTTAAAAATACGCTCATTTATTTCCTTCTTCTGACTATTGCAGTGAACg GAAAACACAAGAAAACTAAGCCAAAGAAGTTTGTGTCCCCAACAACCAAGGGGATTCAGTGCTACAACTGCTTGTCTTTCGACCATCCCGGTTGCTGGGATCCTGATCATCCGGATTTCGCAAATATTACC gTGGCGAATATTGATTGTTATATTCCCGGCATGGAATTCCTGTGCATCGTAATAACTTCGGAGTCAGCTAAACTTg TTGAAACCGGTCAAGAGATCGGCCCGGTGCGTGCACGAACTTGCGTTCCAGCAAAGGACTTTACGAAGAAAACAGTATCATATTCCATGTGCAGCAAGCTGAGTAAAGAACTATCAGCCTCGGAAATATTTTCACGTATAGCCGTTAGTAGGCCACAGTGTTCACTATGCAAAAAACATCTTTGCACCGACTCAACTCATTGCTAA